In Hevea brasiliensis isolate MT/VB/25A 57/8 chromosome 13, ASM3005281v1, whole genome shotgun sequence, a single genomic region encodes these proteins:
- the LOC110649582 gene encoding ethylene-responsive transcription factor WIN1 yields the protein MVQSKKFRGVRQRHWGSWVSEIRHPLLKRRIWLGTFETAEEAARAYDQAAILMSGRNAKTNFPITQTPNGDPKSSDPSSTSTSTSTTAATAPPNGLSEILHAKLRKCSKAPSPSMTCLRLDTENSHIGVWQKRAGQRSDSNWVMTVQLGKRKHQVSDGTLPAAESSGTLPGPELRTEMDEEERIALQMIEELLNRNCPSPPFGDDQDGDDGSSFYL from the exons ATGGTACAATCAAAGAAGTTCAGAGGAGTCAGGCAGCGTCATTGGGGTTCTTGGGTATCTGAAATTCGACACCCTTTACT GAAGAGGAGGATCTGGCTAGGCACATTTGAAACGGCAGAAGAGGCAGCTCGAGCTTATGATCAAGCTGCAATCTTGATGAGTGGCCGCAACGCAAAAACCAATTTTCCCATAACTCAAACCCCAAATGGAGACCCAAAATCCAGTGACCCTTCCTCAACTAGTACTAGCACTAGTACTACTGCTGCTACTGCTCCACCCAATGGTTTATCTGAAATCCTGCACGCCAAGCTTCGAAAGTGCAGCAAAGCACCATCTCCGTCCATGACATGTTTGAGGCTTGACACTGAGAACTCCCACATTGGTGTGTGGCAAAAGCGCGCCGGACAGCGCTCTGATTCCAACTGGGTCATGACCGTGCAGCTTGGGAAGAGAAAACACCAGGTTTCTGATGGAACATTGCCAGCGGCAGAGTCGTCGGGGACGCTACCGGGGCCAGAGTTGAGAACGGAAATGGATGAAGAAGAGAGAATTGCACTGCAAATGATCGAAGAGCTTCTCAACAGGAACTGTCCAAGTCCACCCTTTGGTGACGATCAAGATGGGGATGATGGTAGTAGCTTCTATCTTTGA